CCAGGACTTCCAATAAAAGTAATTTTAGATGCCTCGACTGCTTCTTTTTTGAATATTGTTAGTAAACCGTTAAGTCCACTGTTTTGATTTGAGCTTATATTAATCACCTAATAATAAGTTTGTAAATTCAAGTAATAAAACTTGTGATTTAAACTTTAGGACATTCATTAAAAAAAATCAGAAAAAAATAAAGATTACTCAACTGAATTAATGCCTTTCTCAGCGAGAAATTCATTTTGAACTTTAACAACTTCAGCACTGGTGTCAACTTCACTATAAGCTTCAAGCAGTTCGTGATTTAGTTCTAAAAATGTATGGCCCCATTTATAACCATTCATTAAATCACGTGCCTCCTCTTTAAAACGAGTAATATAAAGTGTTGCACTTACTGCTTCAACTGTTGATAAAATGCAAGGTTTTCCATAATTTACAGGATTGGTTGCAATTAAGAAAGGTAATGATCGGTGGTATTTTGAAAGTGAAAAGAATTTTTTAGAACTTGACACTTCATTCCATGAACAGTCAAGTCCTACAATTCCTCTTCTATGGACATATCTATAGTCTTCATATGATACAGCTTTCTCAGCATATGGATTTAAAACAATGGCTCCTGAAGGTATCTTATTTATATCATGAACCAGTCTGCACTTACCCATTTTTGACATCTTTATGGCAGTGCACCTTTTTTTATCACATTCATCTGCATGGAAAACTGTAATTTTCATATTTTAACCTTCTAAAGCAGAGGTATTACCTGCTTTATATTGATGAATCAAATCCATTTGTTTAGCAAATTCATCTTCACTTAGTCCATATTCTTCATTGATTTTTGGAACATTTTTACTTTCTTTTAGTGATATGCTTTTAAGCAAAGGCTCTATATACTCCTTATAAGCAGGAGAGAACATTTGACCTGATGCATTTACATCGGATTCGCCGTCGAATATTGCATATATAAGATATCCCTGTTTTTCACCTTGGTGCTGACAGATTATAATATTCATAGTCTTGTTAGTATTATTTGTGTCATTTCCAGGTACTGCCTGAGTAAAGTAGATGTTCCAGTCAACGCCATTGAATGATCTCTTTTCAGGGTTTGTAACACCTTGAAGTTCATATATTTCCATTAGTGCAGTTGAATTGTCCACAGTGGAAATGTTATATGTGATATGATGCTGTTTATCTTCATAGGAATGCATGAAGTTTTTTGAGTCATTTTCTAAACTTACATTACCTACAAAATTCCCTTCCATAAATTCTGTTTTTAATGGACTTGTTTGGGCAGGTCCATTGCCGTTTAACATTCCAGTAGCAAAAATATAACCTGCAATTGCAATAACTACAACAACAGCTGCTAAAATTATAATTGTATATTTATCTTCCATTATGAAAACTCCATAATTTGTTAATTTTATAATTTGTAAAAAGTCTTTAATATACTTTGTTTTGATTAAAAAAGTATTTTAATTAATAATAACATAATTTTTGTATATTACTAATATGAATAATTTAGATTAATTAAATCTTTAGCGTGGTAAATATGCAAAAAGTTCGAGGAATATTGATTGGTAGAATGCAGCCAGTACATAATGGACATATGCAAGTCATCAATAAGATTTTGGAAGAAGTTGATGAAATCATTATAGGAATAGGTAGTGCTCAGATAAGCCATGAGCTTAAAGACCCCTTTACCGCAGGTGAAAGAATTGTCATGATATCACAGGCTCTGGCTGAAGCTGACGTTGATCCAAGCAGATACTATATTATTCCAATGCAGGACATTAACTTTAACGCAATCTGGGCTTCTCATGTCAAAATGTTAACTCCTCCATTTTCAATAGTGTATTCCGGAAACCCTTTAGTCAAGCAGCTCTTCTCGGAAGAGGGTTATGAAGTAAGGCAGCCCCCACTTTACGATCGCTTACATTTATCCGGAACAGAAGTCAGAAAACGTATTCTTGAGGATTCAAACTGGCGTGAATTAGTTCCAAAGGCAACTGCAGATGTCCTTGAAGAAATTAAAGGAATTGAAAGAATTAAAAATTTATCAGTTAAGGAAATTAGTGATATATAACAATAGTTATTTATATTAATTTGACCAAAGTTTAATACTGGAGATGAAAATAATGGTTGTAAGAGTTATTGAAGCAAAAGAAGATAAAATTACAACAGCAGATTTAATCGCTGAAATAAAGAAAAGTAGTAAAATTGATTATTCAGGAGCTATTTTTACATTTGAAGGAATAGTTCGTGGAAAAGAAGAAAACATGAACTTGAAAAAATTAATTTTAACTACACCTGACAAAGAAAAAACTCAAAAAGAGATTGAAAAAATTGTTGAAAATGCAAAAATAAAATATAATGTTAATGAAATATCCGTTGTTCACTATATTGGTGAATTTTATACAGGAGACATGTTATTTTTAGTTGCAGTTTTAGGAAATCATCGTGGCGAAACTCTTGATGCATTAAAAGAAGTTATTGAAACTGTAAAATATGAAGTAGAGTTTAAAAAAGAAGAGATTTCCGAAGAAGGAACTAAAACTATCCTTGCAGGAGGATAATTTTTAAGATTTATTTTAAAATCCGAAACCATTCTAAAAAAAGGTTTTGATTATTTTTGTGGTGTTAATACTATTAGGAATAGCAGGATTTAAATCCTACTAACCTAACTAATTTTTTTAATTAAGTCAGTACATTTTAAGATTTCTTAAGAAGTTATTATTTAAAAATCTCCCCAGACATTTAAATTTATTTTCCTACAATAACTTCAGTTGATTTGATGATAGCAGTTACATCATCGCCTTCAGTTAAACCTAATTTTTCAGCAGATTCTTTAGTAATAACAGCAGTAATAACATTAGGTTCACTAATTTCAATTTTAACGTTAGCCATTACAGCACCAAGTTCAACATTTGTAATTTTACCTTCTAATTGATTTCTTCCACTAAGTTGCATATTTTCACGTCCCATTTATTTTCCAATGATTACTTCAGTTGATTTGATGATAGCAGTTACATCATCGCCTTCAGTTAAACCTAATTTTTCAGCAGATTCTTTGGTAATAACAGCAGTAATAACATTATAAATAAGGCTTTTTAGAACGATTACCGAAAATGCTTCATATCG
The genomic region above belongs to uncultured Methanobrevibacter sp. and contains:
- a CDS encoding molybdenum cofactor biosynthesis protein MoaE; translated protein: MVVRVIEAKEDKITTADLIAEIKKSSKIDYSGAIFTFEGIVRGKEENMNLKKLILTTPDKEKTQKEIEKIVENAKIKYNVNEISVVHYIGEFYTGDMLFLVAVLGNHRGETLDALKEVIETVKYEVEFKKEEISEEGTKTILAGG
- a CDS encoding nicotinamide-nucleotide adenylyltransferase → MQKVRGILIGRMQPVHNGHMQVINKILEEVDEIIIGIGSAQISHELKDPFTAGERIVMISQALAEADVDPSRYYIIPMQDINFNAIWASHVKMLTPPFSIVYSGNPLVKQLFSEEGYEVRQPPLYDRLHLSGTEVRKRILEDSNWRELVPKATADVLEEIKGIERIKNLSVKEISDI
- a CDS encoding molybdopterin-binding protein — protein: MQLSGRNQLEGKITNVELGAVMANVKIEISEPNVITAVITKESAEKLGLTEGDDVTAIIKSTEVIVGK
- a CDS encoding DUF367 family protein, translating into MKITVFHADECDKKRCTAIKMSKMGKCRLVHDINKIPSGAIVLNPYAEKAVSYEDYRYVHRRGIVGLDCSWNEVSSSKKFFSLSKYHRSLPFLIATNPVNYGKPCILSTVEAVSATLYITRFKEEARDLMNGYKWGHTFLELNHELLEAYSEVDTSAEVVKVQNEFLAEKGINSVE